ATTTTGTTGAATAGATAATGAAAGGATCACACCCTGTTGTTTTCTGTCTTCAGGTACCATGCCAATACCCTTTCTTACTGCACTATGAGGTGACCGGATTCGAAGCGGTCTTCCAAACAAAAATGCTTTCCCTCCTGTCTTCCGGTCAGCACCAAATATAGCCCTAACTGTTTCTGTCCGTCCGCTCCCCACAAGTCCTGCAATCCCTAATACTTCTCCTGCTCTTGCTGAAAGCGATACACCTTTCACTTTGTCTGCAACGTGAATCCCTTTTGTTCTTATGATTTCTTCCCCAATCTTTGAATCACGCCACGGAAACATCGTATGAAGCGATCTTCCCAGCATCATTTTGATAATTTGATCTCTGTTTGTTTCAGATACCCTTAAGCTTCCGTGGGAGTTTCCATCCTTTAAAACGGTCACCCGGTCAGCCAGTTGAAATATCTCATTTAAATGATGGGAAATATAAATGATGGAAACACCCTCATTCTTTAATCGATTCAGGGTATCAAACAGTTTCTTTATTTCGTGGGGACCTAAAACTGCGGAGGGTTCATCCAGAATGAGAACATGAGCTTTTTCTGACAAGGCTTTTGCAATTTCTACGATCTGTTGATGAGCAATACTGAGTTCGGCTACTTTAAGTGAAGGATTGATGCGGAAGCCAATATCATTAATGAGCGAGTCCACATCCTTTTTCATCCTTTTCCAATTCACCCATAAACCTTCATCACCCAGTCTGCTAAA
This DNA window, taken from Bacteroidales bacterium, encodes the following:
- a CDS encoding sugar ABC transporter ATP-binding protein — translated: MSQVELQNICKSFGGISALKDVTFKVEPGEIHAVVGQNGAGKSTLMKILSGAHLKDSGKIFVDNREVNIKTTHDSKKLGISIIYQEFSLIPDLSVAENIFFSRLGDEGLWVNWKRMKKDVDSLINDIGFRINPSLKVAELSIAHQQIVEIAKALSEKAHVLILDEPSAVLGPHEIKKLFDTLNRLKNEGVSIIYISHHLNEIFQLADRVTVLKDGNSHGSLRVSETNRDQIIKMMLGRSLHTMFPWRDSKIGEEIIRTKGIHVADKVKGVSLSARAGEVLGIAGLVGSGRTETVRAIFGADRKTGGKAFLFGRPLRIRSPHSAVRKGIGMVPEDRKQQGVILSLSIQQN